One Zeugodacus cucurbitae isolate PBARC_wt_2022May chromosome 3, idZeuCucr1.2, whole genome shotgun sequence genomic region harbors:
- the Cas_0 gene encoding exportin-2: MEINETNLQQLGGYLQQTLSPDPNVRRPAEKLLESIEVQRNYAVLLLNLIDKQEVDMTIRIAGAIAFKNYVKRNWAAHEDTDGPDKIHQDDRNTIKTLIVTLMLRSPSALQKQLSDAVSIIGKHDFPKKWPQLIDEMVEKFATGDFNVINGVLQTAHSLFKRYRYEFKSQSLWEEIKLVLDRMAKPLTDLLLATMQLTKVHENNTEALKVIYGSLVLVCKVFFSLNSQDLPEFFEDNMPTWMKSFHELLTVDVPCLHTGEDEDAGVLEHLRSQICENIGLYAQKYDEEFGSYMETFVTAVWELLVKTGNQTKYDALVSNALQFLSVVAERNHYRKIFENPEILANICEKVVIPNLDFRQSDEELFEDSPEEYIRRDIEGSDIDTRRRAACDLVKTLSQNFEAKIFAIFGQYLEILLAKYKENPAANWRAKDTAIYLVTSLASRGGTQKHGITHISELVPLPQFCAQHIIPELERPNINELPVLKSAAIKFVMVFRSILGPQTLLACIPHLIRHLPAESVVVHSYAACAIEKILVMRDSNQQPLITAQHLAPFTNDLLTGLFGTLSLPGSNENEYVMKAIMRSFSTLQEATMPYMAVALPRLTEILTLVAKNPSRPHFNHYLFETLSLAVKIVCKSEPAAVSSFEEALFPVFQGILQQDILEFMPYVFQMLSLLLEIREGSGSIPEPYWALFPCLLVPALWDRPGNVTPLIRLITAFIKQGSAQIVALAKLNAVLGVFQKMIASKSNDHEGFYLMQNLLAYYPTAELQPNMRQIFALLFQRLSLSKTTKYLRGIIVFLCYYTAKMSATALVELIDQIQANMFGMVIDRVFIPDMAKVTSEMDRKIVAVGMAKILTECPAMLAPPYVQRWSALLQALVELFELPPDQTTLDGDHFVEVDDAPGYQAAFSQLSYAQPKSQDFLADITDGRKYLAESLAKLAQTRPGEVPTLIGAIGENHKQALQKYCDQAGVRIV; encoded by the exons aTGGAAATTAATGAGACGAATTTGCAACAGTTAGGCGGCTATTTGCAGCAGACGCTCAGCCCTGATCCCAATGTGCGGCGACCAG CGGAAAAATTATTGGAATCAATTGAAGTGCAACGTAATTATGCTGTACTGCTGTTGAATCTCATCGATAAGCAAGAGGTGGATATGACAATACGTATTGCCGGCGCAATTGCATTCAAGAACTACGTGAAACGTAATTGGGCAGCACATGAA GATACAGACGGACCAGACAAAATACATCAAGACGATCGCAATACGATTAAAACACTCATTGTTACGCTTATGTTACGTTCGCCTTCGGCATTGCAAAAACAACTTAGCGATGCTGTGAGCATAATTGGCAAGCATGATTTTCCCAAGAAATGGCCACAGCTTATCGATGAGATGGTGGAAAAGTTTGCCACGGGCGATTTTAATGTGATTAACGGTGTTTTGCAAACAGCGCATTCACTGTTTAAACGCTATCGTTATGAGTTCAAATCTCAAAGTTTATGGGAAGAAATCAAATTGGTCTTGGACCGCATGGCGAAACCATTGACTGATTTATTGCTTGCCACTATGCAATTGACTAAAGTGCATGAGAACAATACAGAGGCGCTGAAAGTTATTTATGGTTCTTTAGTGTTGGTGTGTAAAGTATTTTTCTCACTGAACTCACAAGATTTACCCGAGTTCTTTGAGGATAATATGCCAACGTGGATGAAGTCATTCCATGAGTTGCTCACAGTCGATGTTCCGTGTTTGCACACGGGCGAAGATGAGGACGCCGGTGTTTTAGAACACTTGCGCTCACAAATCTGTGAGAATATTGGTTTATATGCGCAGAAATACGATGAAGAGTTCGGTTCGTATATGGAAACCTTCGTGACAGCTGTTTGGGAATTGCTTGTGAAGACGGGCAATCAAACCAAATATGATGCG cTCGTCTCAAATGCTTTGCAATTTTTGTCGGTTGTCGCTGAGCGCAATCATTAtcgcaaaatatttgaaaatcccGAAATACTCGCGAATATCTGTGAGAAAGTGGTTATACCAAATTTGGACTTTCGTCAATCGGACGAAGAGCTGTTTGAGGATAGCCCCGAAGAGTATATACGCCGTGATATAGAAGGCTCTGATATCGATACACGGCGGCGTGCCGCCTGTGACCTTGTCAAAACCTTGAGCCAGAATTTTGAGGCGAAAATATTTGCCATCTTTGGACAATATTTAGAAATACTCTTGGCGAAATATAAAGAGAATCCAGCAGCTAATTGGCGTGCCAAGGACACCGCCATCTATTTGGTCACTTCGTTGGCATCACGTGGCGGCACACAGAAACATGGCATAACACACATCTCCGAATTGGTGCCGCTACCACAATTTTGCGCGCAGCACATCATACCCGAGTTGGAGCGTCCGAATA TCAATGAGTTGCCTGTTTTGAAATCGGCCGCCATCAAATTTGTCATGGTATTCCGCAGTATTTTGGGTCCACAAACACTACTCGCTTGCATTCCACACTTGATACGTCATCTGCCGGCAGAAAGCGTTGTGGTGCACAGTTATGCCGCCTGCGCCATTGAGAAAATACTGGTGATGCGCGATAGCAATCAGCAACCGTTGATTACGGCACAACATTTAGCGCCATTCACAAATGATTTGCTCACCGGCCTCTTCGGCACATTGTCGCTGCCCGGCTCCAATGAAAATGAATATGTGATGAAAG CCATTATGCGCAGTTTCTCCACACTGCAAGAGGCAACCATGCCATATATGGCTGTTGCTTTGCCGCGTCTTACGGAAATTCTCACTTTGGTAGCGAAGAATCCATCGCGTCCACATTTCAATCACTATCTCTTCGAGACGCTCTCTTTGGCTGTAAA AATTGTTTGCAAATCGGAGCCTGCAGCTGTTAGTTCCTTTGAAGAAGCACTATTCCCGGTCTTTCAGGGCATTTTACAGCAGGATATTTTGGAATTTATGCCTTATGTTTTCCAAATGCTTTCGTTGTTGTTGGAAATACGCGAGGGTAGCGGCTCCATACCCGAACCGTATTGGGCGCTCTTCCCGTGTTTGTTAGTGCCGGCATTGTGGGATCGCCCCGGCAATGTTACGCCACTTATACGTCTAATAACGGCATTTATCAAGCAAGGCTCAGCACAGATCGTAGCTTTGGCCAAATTG AATGCCGTTTTGGGTGTATTCCAGAAAATGATCGCCTCCAAATCGAACGATCACGAGGGTTTCTATCTCATGCAGAATTTACTCGCCTACTATCCTACCGCCGAGCTGCAGCCGAATATGCGTCAGATATTCGCTTTGCTCTTCCAGCGTTTATCACTCTCGAAGACTACTAAATATCTGCGCGGCATTATAGTTTTTCTCTGCTACTATACCGCCAAAATGAGCGCAACCGCTTTGGTGGAACTAATCGATCAAATACAGGCGAATATGTTCGGCATGGTTATCGATCGTGTCTTCATACCGGACATGGCGAAGGTCACATCGGAGATGGATCGCAAGATCGTTGCAGTGGGTATGGCTAAAATACTCACAGAATGCCCGGCCATGTTGGCACCACCCTACGTGCAACGTTGGTCCGCCCTGTTGCAGGCATTAGTCGAACTCTTCGAGTTGCCACCCGATCAGACCACCCTGGATGGCGATCATTTTGTCGAGGTCGACGATGCGCCCGGCTATCAGGCGGCTTTCTCACAACTCAGCTATGCGCAGCCGAAATCACAAGATTTTCTCGCTGACATAACGGACGGCCGCAAGTACTTAGCCGAGTCGCTGGCCAAGTTGGCGCAAACACGTCCGGGCGAAGTGCCCACGCTGATCGGCGCCATTGGCGAAAATCACAAGCAGGCTTTGCAAAAGTACTGCGATCAGGCTGGTGTGCGCATAGTTTAG
- the Dgat1_0 gene encoding diacylglycerol O-acyltransferase 1: MPQREQNGGIGIIKKLRRSASATEHNLSELRKRRSSSALLDQNGIPIDLNKYRKVLDKDDNGNGNGNGDKKQRYRRTQSVTRAEEIQSKEEKQRKEQPDKPCHRPRDSLFSWSSGFSNFTGLVNWGFLLLTIGGFRLCLENLLKYGIRINPLDWYYFMSGKNEGQEGHASLLLILYSFVHISICLMVEKGLAMEILSETFGMFVQVTNIILVIFLPVVIIHLKGEAFSLIGGSFVCFIYSILFLKLWSYVQTNMWCRQTYYLKQYNPRERRPSITVAELQNGYLGDEIDEDIPKLVQYPDNLCYKDLFYFLLAPTLCYELNFPRTTRVRKRFLLKRLLEVLFGFNVIMALFQQWIIPSVRNSLIPFSNMEVGLATERLLKLALPNHLVWLCFFYLLFHSFLNAVGELLHFADRNFYCDWWNANNIDTFWRTWNMPVHRWCVRHLYVPVVKMGYSSAQASTIVFLISAFFHEYLVSIPLQTHKIWAFLGMMGQIPLSAISKSIERKMGPRMGNIIVWASIILGQPLCIMMYYHDYVVTHYHDALNSTVYNEG; the protein is encoded by the exons ATGCCGCAGCGTGAGCAAAATGGCGGCATTGGCATTATAAAAAAGCTGCGACGCTCTGCCTCCGCCACCGAACACAATCTCAGTGAATTGCGTAAACGACGATCCAGTTCAGCGCTGTTAGATCAAAATGGCATACCAATAGATTTGAATAAATATCGCAAAGTTTTGGACAAAGACGACAATGGCAATGGGAATGGTAATGGTGACAAGAAACAGCGATATCGGCGGACGCAGAGTGTTACCCGCGCCGAGGAGATACAAAGTAAAGAGGAGAAACAACGTAAAGAGCAGCCAGATAAGCC TTGCCACCGCCCGCGCGATTCACTGTTTTCATGGAGTTCGGGATTCAGTAATTTCACAGGTCTCGTTAACTGGGGTTTCCTGCTTTTAACCATTGGCGGATTTCGATTGTGTTTAGAAAACCTGCTCAA ATATGGCATCAGAATAAATCCTTTGGACTGGTATTACTTTATGAGTGGCAAAAATGAGGGACAAGAAGGTCATGCTTcgcttttattgattttat aCTCTTTTGTGCACATCTCGATATGCCTAATGGTGGAAAAGGGTCTAGCCATG GAAATCCTCTCAGAAACCTTTGGAATGTTCGTGCAAGTAACCAACATAATATTGGTCATTTTCTTGCCGGTGGTCATAATTCACCTAAAGGGTGAAGCATTCAGTTTAA TTGGCGGTTCCTTTGTATGCTTTATTTACTCCATACTATTTCTGAAGCTATGGAGTTACGTGCAGACAAATATGTGGTGTCGGCAAACCTACTACCTTAAGCAGTACAATCCGCGTGAGAGGCGTCCCAGTATAACAGTGGCTGAATTGC AAAATGGTTACTTGGGTGATGAAATCGATGAGGACATACCGAAATTGGTTCAATATCCAGACAATTTATGCTATAAAGACTTATTCTACTTTCTACTTGCACCTACATTATGTTACGAGCTAAACTTCCCCAGAACTACACGTGTACGCAAGCGTTTCCTGTTGAAGCGTCTGCTGGAAGTGCTCTTCggttttaatgttattatggCGCTATTTCAACAATGGATTATACCATCAGTGCGCAATTCACTTATACCCTTCTCCAATATGGAAGTTGGTTTGGCCACCGAAAGGCTGCTCAAGTTGGCG CTACCTAATCACTTGGTTTGGTTGTGCTTCTTCTACTTGCTGTTCCATTCATTTTTGAATGCCGTTGGCGAATTATTACATTTCGCCGATCGCAATTTCTACTGTGATTGGTGGAATGCAAACAATATTGATACATTCTGGCGCACATGGAATATGCCGGTGCACAG GTGGTGTGTAAGACATCTGTATGTACCAGTAGTTAAGATGGGTTACTCATCCGCTCAAGCGTCCACTATCGTTTTCCTCATAAGCGCATTCTTCCACGAATACTTG GTATCCATACCACTACAAACCCACAAAATATGGGCTTTCCTCGGCATGATGGGTCAGATACCGCTGTCGGCGATATCAAAATCTATTGAACGTAAAATGGGTCCACGCATGGGTAATATTATTGTTTGGGCATCGATAATATTGGGACAACCACTGTGTATAATGATGTACTACCACGACTACGTTGTGACGCACTATCACGATGCGTTGAATAGCACCGTTTACAATGAAGGCTAG